From Triticum aestivum cultivar Chinese Spring chromosome 7B, IWGSC CS RefSeq v2.1, whole genome shotgun sequence:
AAAGAAAAATTACAAGATAAAGTAGCAGCTAGGATGTTGATCTCACTAATGACAGCGCCACAGACACCCCTTGACCCCTTGTTGATATCGAGAACGACCTGACGACAGTCCGAGGCCACCATGAACTGATGGATGCATAGATCCTCCGCGAGAGACAAGGCTTCCCGACATGCAATCGCTTCCAGGGTTGGGGGATCAAAAATTCCTTCTACTACGAGAGCCGAGCTGCCAATATAATTTCCACTTTCATCTCTACATACTGCCGCAGCAGAGCCCCCTCTTCTGGCCCGCACCCTTGCATCAACATGGATTTTGTGATGGCCCGCCAGTGGTTTCTTCGGTCTCGCAACGCCCGTCCTTGGAACCCCGGCGTGCGTAAGCTGTACCTGCTCAGTGTTACTGATGATAGAGAGGTCCTGTAGATATCTCTCAATGAAACAGTGGGTGGCTTGTGGGCTTTGGAAAATTGCTTCGTGGATAGCTTTCCTTCGGGCATGCCATATGGACCAAAGGGTTACCGCCATGATGATAAATTGATCATGGGACAACAGGCGCATAACTGTGAACAGCCAATTTTTTGCTCCTGGCTCCGTATCAGACGTTATTTTATGTGTGATCTCCTCGTCCGCAAGCGCCCAAACGCTACGAGATGATGTACATTCCAAGAGGGAGTGGCGCCATAAGTCCTGGACTCCGCACAATCCACAGATGCTTGAGTCAGCCATGTGGCGATGAGCACGTACATCGTTCGTCGGTAGCGATTGTTTCGACAGTCTCCATAGGAACATGCGTATCTTGCCAGGGACAGCCGTTCTCCATAGAGATTTCCAGGCCCCTTCTTCTGTGATGGCGCTTGAGGGGCCGGCTTCTCCTTCTAACCATGCCTCTCTTCTCTGTCTTGTCGACACCAACATCCTGTATGTTGATTTTACCGTAAAAGTTCCATGCTTCTCATGCTGCCAAGACCAAAAATCTGATAGATTACGTGTGCAGAGGGGAATACCTAATATAATTTCTGCATCCATATGCAAGAATGTTGAGTGAACAAGTTCTTTGTCCCACGAGGCCGTAGCGCCCACTATTAGCTCGGACACCCTCATGGGTGGATTCTGTGACCGGCAACCCAACGGCCGTGGAAACTCCTCCCTAGGTAGCCAGTTGTGCTCCCAGATAAGCGTTGATTCACGCACGGGCAATCAACTAGTAGTAGTAGATTGAACGATGCCAGATTAGCTGGTCTAGCCCAGCTTAGCTAGTAGTGGATTGGATGGTCGGTCCAACCTCCAACGGATGCCAAATTAAGTAAACATCGTTCGATGGCATTCTTAATTGGCTGGTTCTTTCAGTTGCCTATATCTCTCTCCCCGTACGTGCGCCGGGCTATCTATCAACACATGATCATTGGTGTTGGTGGGTAGCTGAATGAGCTTGGGTTTGGACGTTGGGAACAACTTGACCCGCACGAGTGGCTGGCTGGCTGGCCGGAATCTCTCTCATGTGGAACTGTGGATAAACGAGACCCCATTGATTTGATTAGAGACTGGTCGGTCGTCCCCGTTTAAAACGCCAGCTGCCGCTTGAGCTTGGATACTACATTTGTCAACTCTCTCGCCATGCAAATCGTGAGGTTTAAGTACTAAATCCATAATCATCGATCGTATCTGATGGTTGCCATTGATTTGATTAGAGACTGATGGGTCGGCCCCGTGTAAAACGCCAGCTGCTAATTGAGCTTGGATACAGATTAGTCCCTACTCTCATCTGTCAACTCTCTCCGTCTCGCCATGCAAATCGTGAGGTTTTTAGTACTAAATCGACAATCATCGATCGTATCTGCTGGTTGCATGACCGACTGGCAACTTGCGTTTTTCTACGATGCAAGTAGGGGGAGGGAAGCATCGCCGTGGCCGCCGAGAAGTTGCCACCGGCTGCCTCGCGAATCCTGCCTCGGACAAACCACTTGATATATAGCAGGAAATGAAATAGTAGTCTAGTGCCAGAGGAGGGCGACGATATGGCAATGCATATGTGTACGTGCGGCAAGCCGCCCTCGAGATCTGGTCTTAGACGGACGCGCAAGCACCCATGCATCGTGGATCATGTCCGTGGCCGTGCCAGCGGCACCGTTGTCGTTGCTGCCAAGGAAAACACACACATCCGTGTCTTGTGTCTCCCCCCATGGCCAACGGCCAAATGTATATTCAAGTACAATAGTACTAACACTCTGCAtaactgaccggcacccctcatactTAGCTCATATCTAGGGTGGATATAAGGAGGCTTGGGTGCACCCGGACGAGTCCCCCACGTCAGACTAACTGTAGGGACCCACATGAAAACACTTAGAAACCCATCGGTCCGATGGGTAGCTTCTTAGAATTTCATACAGACGGTGAGGACGCATTCATGGTGGCACGTTGAGGACCCAGGTCCGGCTATTTAAGTTGGACGATGACCCCCATCCCTAGCTGCATACAATTTCCCTTTCGTCCACGCCACCTCCTACCCATCATCTCACAGCTCGCCGTCCATGGCTATGGCCCGGCAGCTGATAAACACCTATGCTATGCTCACTCTGGAGCGTCGACTAGAGCTGGCAGAGGTGGAGCGGGAGCCATCAGGTAGGCGGCCATCCGCCAGGTGGCTGGTCTGCCCCACATTGCCTGCACAGACGTCGTCTACATCTCCGACTATGAGTATACTAGGCTTCTCTATGTAGCATGTATTTACGTAGCTTTTGTGTCTTGCATCATCTAACATGGATCTGAGGAGTGAAGTTTGAGATATGTGGTTGCAGTGAACCAAAAATTAGTGTTGACCAATAACTATTCATGGACGCGCCGTGGAGCGTTCTCGGGCGTTTGTGGGGAGAATCCTCTTAGTCTCCTTGGCCAATTCCAGACACATATCATCAACACTACAACGAAGAAATTAGTGACACACCGCCGTGAAAAACTCGCCGCATGGTGCGACCTACAAATCACaattgaaataaaaaaaagatgcTTACACAACAAATATTCTGAGCTAGCGTCTAGTTTGGTTTAACTAGATTATCCATGGGTTAAAGTAACACCCCTTAACTAGTCCTGCAGTGATTAAATGAAAAAACCATAGTTTATTGAGTGTTCCCCTAGTCCTGGATTTGTTGATCACCACTTTTGTGAGTGTTCAACAAATCCTGATAGAATTTGAAGTCAACCGAAATGCCATTTTTCAAGGCTTTTATTAAAGACACGCAAAAATATCTTGATGGAACACACCTACTTTATGTTATCACATACGGCCTGTAATTAGCCTTTATCACAAAAAAGAAACCAAGAAAAGCGGATCGAGGTGGCCACAAACCAAGAAAGATCCTGGCGTTGCAGTATGCCACTTGTTGTCCTGCCAGACAGGTGGGAGTGCTCACGTGTTACGACGCGTTTCCCCTTCAACCACGCACGGCATGCGTGTCGCGAACGTGGTTGTGAACTTGTGATTCTACTGCTACCATTGAGTAAGGCCAACTTCAGCTTACGATCCCATCCCCTCCCGTCCAGTACGTTTGGAGCAAAACGGACAAACCCCACGGCCCAGCGCGCGAGGGCCTGAACCCATTTTGTTTGTTTTGTGTCCGGCCCGACCTATTTTCAGCGCGAAGATGCGCCTAGTTCGGGTCCAGGCGGACTGCGAACGGACATGTCTCTCGTCGGCATTAGGGCCGCATGACAGGCTGCCACCTACCTCCCACCTGTCATCCGCCCAGGCGAGCGGTCGTTGTCCTTCATAATGGGAAGCCGTCGACCGGTCACAGTCCACGCTCCCATTCCGGTCCCGCTGCCTCCTCAAAATCCGACACCCAAACCCTAGTTCTCCCCTTCGCTTCCTCGAGCTCACCGGCCGCAGGCAGGTATGGTGTGGTGGAGCACCGGCCGCGAGGGGGCGCATGACCATGAGGCTGGTTCGTCCTCCGGCCGCCAGCTCAGAGCCCGCAGCACCCCCACGGAGGGCCCCCGCACCGTCCGCATTCGCTATCGCCCCTCTGGCCGCCGGCGTGCGCGACCGGCAGTACATCCACGCGGATGTTTGCCGGCATTATTGGGAAACCAGGACGCCGCTCCCCTGGATCGATGTTCACCTGCCCAATAACTAACATCTGTCCGCAGATCGGGTGCCGATCCCGCCGATCCCGATGAGCGGCCATGCCCTCCGCAAGTAGAtcgaccgctgccgccgccgcctcctgcctgACGACCTGTACTACGACCCCAGATATGCCGTCGACTCCGCACTGTGGGACACTTGGTTTCAGGACGAGCACGACACCAGGCGTGCGCGTGTCGTACTTTGCTGGTAGCTCATCGGGTCCGCGGCGGCCACGTACAGAGCGCCGAGCGCGTGCTCCGAGCCCTCCCCAGGTGTGCGGGCGTACGCTAGTGCGCGGTATCATGTAGATGTCGTCGCCTTCGCCCTCTCCGTCGCAACCACCACCTCCTTGCATGAcataggaggaggaggcccggctcatTCAACGTGTCATGTAAGACTCCATGAACACACACGATGAGCGCCAATGGGAGGGCCGTGGCACCATGCTGATCCTCTCTGCGGCCGGCGACGTGGTCGTACCGGAGCTGGAGATGATGGACGTCAAGGAGGAGGTGCTGGAGAAGCAGCCCATCGCCGCGTTCCACCCATGCCTGGTGGGCCAGGGGTGGTGCTGGTCGTGCACGGCCACGGACATGGCCGACGCATGGCGCTtgtcttttgtgtttagtttttatgttaattatgttCTAAGCACTGTGAAGCCGTGGGACTAtaatgtttaattatgttttaTCATTATGTTTGCGTTTTTTTTTCGGCATTTATTTGAGTTTTGCGATTTTTTATATCATATTCACCCCGAACATGATTTGGGATGCGGCCACGCATTAGCCACACCGACACGGGAACGGTTCGATCCAGACCTGGGTTATCCCATTGCCGCCCCAAACGAACAAAAGCAGACCGAAGCGGACTTCGGTTTTGGGttgtgcgctggagttggcctaagagAGCTCCGTTTAGACAAGTGCCACTAGCTACTAACACAGGGCACCGTTGCGTGCGTGCCCCCTGCAGCAGTTTAGCTAATCATGTCGGCCATCAAGCACAAGAAAACAACAGAGGAGCCACTAGCCACGTACTGTAGTTGAGCTCGATCAAGCAGACATGTCATGCCACGCCCACTGACAATGATCCCTTACATGGCCGTCTGCATCTGCATGGTTGGTCGATCGCTAGCTAGCAGCTCGATTTATCGTTAGCGATCACGGATCTCGATCGACAGCAATGGTGTCCGTGAGAGCGGTGCCAGGGCCATACAGGAATGCACCCAGGCACGCACGGAAGGCCAGGCCGGACGCCCGACACGATCCGCCGAGGGCGCGCTAGACCACGCCGATGCGCGCGCTGGGGAGACATGCATGCATGTGTCTTTTGCCTTGTGCGGCGCCCTGTACTTTCACTTGTACCTACGCATCGCCAACAACATGTCGTGTTTTGTCCTCTACCTTTGCTTTGCTGTGGCGACAGAGATCGACCCGGCGATAAATATTCCCGTCCATCCGTCCTGCATCGGCAATCTGACATCGATCATGGCTCGTCTCTGCAATAGCTTCTTGGTCCATCGGCCCAGACGAGGCAGGCATGCGCGTCCAACGGTGGTTGATTGAGCCAAAAGTGCCATCTTGCTAACCGTTTGGACTTCCCCGTGCGTTTTGTTACCAGATCGACCAGGAACCAATCAGGAGAGCAGGGTGGCCGCCGTCCATGGCACGAGATCGACATGAGGACACGCCATGCCGGCGAACCACCGGCCGGCAGGCGTCGGCAATGACACGTACCCTCTAGTACGTTACCCCTTGCACCAGCACGCTAGTTAGAGAGGCATCCATGGATCTCGATCGACAACAACGGTGGCATATCCCTGCGCACTCGCGGGCGAGCGACACGATCCGCTCGCGTCGGGCGCCCCTGGACCACGGCGACGCGCGTGTGTATCGGTGCGCCGGCCGGCGGGGACAGCTCGTGGGCTAGCGCGAGTGGCGCCAGCATGTCTTTTCTTGTACGGACCGTACCTGTAGCTGTGCTTGTACGTACGCATCTCTCGTGTCCCGCGCCCGCGCTCGCCGCTCGATGTTCCTCTGTCCTACCGCTCAACGGCCGGTCGGCGCCCTTGGATGGAGGTCTCAGATTCCGGTGGTTGGATATAGAATTGGTGGTTCCCCGTCTTCAAGGCTGTGAACAGAGCTTTACAGGACAGATCGTAAATAATCAGCACACATCTTACAGGACAGAAAACACGGCAGATAACAGAAGAACCATGCAGCagacaggaaaacaaaaggggTCTGAAAGTTCTTTCAATATAAGGGCATCTCAAACGCGGACGGGCAAACCGGACAACAGATCCGCAGGTGGACCGAGGAGACCAGTCCGTGGACACTGATGCGAGAGTCGGCTATCCAACACTATACATTTCAAGTCGGATTTCAACTAACCGAACGAATTACATGCAAACGGCCGGATGATTTTCATCTTGCTTCTTCCGCAACAGATTGTCGACAGGACATCGGCGCACCTCTCAACTTTGCCAAAGTAAGAACAGATGGATGGACGATCACAGGGCCAAGTGTAGCAGCGAAGCTACAACATCTCATCTTTTCACATAGCTTTGGTACAGCAAGTACTACCACTTACATACAAGGCAATGCATCAGGAGGTACAAGGCGACCACTGGTTATCTCGTTTCCCACTGCAAAAACGACAAACTAACAAGTGTAACTCAAATCTCAACTACATGCATCAACAGTAGAAATTAATCTGTGGCCGTTCAACCGAAAGTGCAGTGCACATCTACTCATGTAAATGGATCACTGGAAAACCGAACTCTACAAATCAGTAGATCAATGGTAGAGATCTAGAAAAGCTTAACTACATTATATCAATATAATTAAGAACAAATGCTGGTCTTGCTACAGCCACATCGAACTGAACAGAAAAAAATCAGCTTAGGTTGAAACCATATTGTTTCATGCCTAGATAGATTTGCATGGGAGTAGATGGCAGATTCAGCTCCACCTCTATACCAAATCGAAACCTGAGGTGAACAGTAGCAATTTCCAAAAAAATGACATAAACAGACCATAAGGATATATTAACGACATGCCAACCAGAAACCAAGGTGACCAAAGAAGGGTACAAGCTAGAGGTGCTTACAATAGCATGCGGCAATAGCATAAGACAGGACACACCGCCCATCAGGTCTAAAGCCGGTACCGGAGCCACTCTACTTTAACAACCATGGCATACACTGGCTTGTTTTCTCCAAGCTAAGCTAGTTGCAAAACTAGGCATTTCCTACAAGTCCAATTTCATTAACCACTACATAATTACAAGAGATGAATTTCGTTGACAAGAAACATGAGCACAATCACAAGATCATGATAGTGGAAGAACACCACAGATCCAAACACTAAATTACGACGCAAGACAACCACTACAAGAAAAGCATGTATTATGGCCACATGACCACCACATGACAGTGGATTTCGAGAAAgggtacgataaagtcaaatggcttttccttcaacaggccttacacataaagggttttgatgaagcttggcgacgccaggtagaatctttcacgcaaaaaggaagTGTtgaaattaaagtgaatgacgacataggtcattatttccagacacacaagggcctgagacaaggtgatccaatgtctcctattctgttcaacattgtggttgacatgttggcaattctgataggaagggcaaaggaggccggtcaggtgggtgccttggtgcctcatctagttgatggtggtgtgtccatcctgcagtacgctgatgatacaatcatctttatggaacacgacttggcaaaagcgagaaatatgaagctggtgttatgcttatttgaacaattgaccggattgaagattaactttcataaaagcgagttgttctgttttggtagagccaatgaggaacaagaggcttataggcaattgtttggatgcgagTTGGGGGCATTACCTTTcacgtacttaggtatacccattcaccatcgtaagctgacaaacagagaatggaagtgcatcgaggatcggtttgagaagaaactgagttgctgcaAGGGCAAACTCATGTCACATGGAGTCCGactgattcttattaattcggtgctcacgagtatgcctatgttcctcttatctttcttcgaagtcccagttggGGTTTTCTTTCTTCTATTCATCATCTACTTAACTTTTTTACAGTTACACTGGATTGCTAGCACTAATTTCATTAGTACTACAATTAGGATGGATGGATCATGGATGATATAGTGATTAGTAGTAAAGCTAGAAGATGTGGAGCGTGTGGATGTTGAGGAGCGCGACCCTGGTCTGCACGAGGCTCCGGAACACCTTCTCACTGCCGGCCTCCAGCTCCTCGATGCACTCCTCCAGCCTCTCCGCCACGGCCGGCACCGCCATCCCCTCCTCCCCACACCCCGGCGCCGACgacttcttcttgttcttcttcaccaGGCACACCAGCGCCGCCGTGCCCTTGCACGAGCACGACTCCGCCTCCACGGACCCGGACATGGCCGCCACGGCTCCGAACAGCGCGGCAGAAGCCGATGCCGTCGCCGCGGCCGACTCCATCAGCAGCCCCGTCACCTCCACCTCCGCCGCGCTGCCTTGGCTGCCGCCGAGGATGCTCAGGCGCGAGGGCCGGACGGCGGACTCCCTGGCCGTGGCGGCAAGGCGGGCGAGCTCTTGGCCGGCCCTGCGCTGGGCCCGCACGGCGGAGGCAAGGCGCGCCCCGTCTCGTCGGCGCACGGCGGCCAGCGCCTCGGCCACGTCCTGCTTGAGCGCCACCACGGCCTCCTGGAAACAGCCATGCGCGTCCGCGAGGCGGAGGAAGGAGTCGAGGAGGCGGTCCACGCTGCCGCCGGCGCCGGAGAGCGCGTCCTGGGCCTCGGGCAGGTCGAGCAGGTCGCCGAGCGCGGCGTGGAGCGCGTCGACGTGGGCCAGCCCCGCTGCGACGGAGGAGGCCAACGCCGCTGGGCCCTGCTGCGCCCAGGCGCGCACGGCGCGGATGTGGGTGTGGAGGTGCGCCAGGATCGGGTGCGACCGGCACGGTAGGCTTACGGACCGCGCATGGTACGATGACGACGGCGCGCGCGGCTTGGAGGAGGACGGCGACCTCGACGGGCTCAGCGGGAAGGAGATGGAGCGCACGAAGGCGCGCGCCATGGCCGCCTAGATAGCTAGGCTTGATGATGATTCGTGTACGcgtgggtgcgtgcgtgtgtgtttgtgtgtgtgtggcgTTGCTGGCTTATAAAGATGGAGACGGTGATCCCATTCCCACCCAGCTGAGCTCCCTCGATTGATGTATCAGTTGAGCTGTTGTCTGACAGTGACACGCGGGCGTGCACGTGTGAATGAAGTTTTCAGCTGTACCGTTGTGTCAGACAAGACAAGTGGCACTGTTGCACTGTAATGCCAGGATCCTTCTTGGTTTTTATTCCTTCTTTTTGTGCCAGACAAGACAAGTGCACTGTTGCACTGTGATGCCAAGATGCCAGAACAAAACCAGGTTTTTGATTGAGATTTAGCAAAGCGACCGCTTTGGTGAGGAAAGAGGTAAATACATCACCGGTGCTTAAACTATGTGCAGTTCACTGCCTGAACTTGCAAAATACATAAGCTATTTTATAACTTGGCATGGACGTGCATATACAGTTAAAATGACATTTGTATACGTCCGCGATGCTGACGAGGCGTGCCAACATGGCATGGGACCGCTGTCAGTGACTGGATGGTGGAGACGAGGGTGTGTGGCCTAGTTTTTTGCGGAAACCCCTCCGGAATTATTATTTTTACAATAAGGCCCTTACAAAGAAACTGACAAACTATAAAATAAAAATTGGTGTTGTGGTGGGTCCAACGGGCGACCTTCCGGTCAAGTGCATGCTGGGTTAGCCACTAGAACACTTCACTTTTGCAACTACATGATGATTCGTAGGATTCATAACCTTTATAAACATAGGCGGAACAACATAAATAAAATGATATTTTTTATTTGCAAGGTATAAATAAAAGGAATTTATTAATAGACCAAAAATGAAGTTCTCATGTATCAAAGGTACAAGTACTCTTTATGACTGTATGATAAACATAATTTCTACAGAATGCAAAAATCTTCATGCGATTTAATAAAACTTCCCGGGCTATTTTAAAATATATTCATTCAATTGGAAATATTTATGAATGATAAACATGTTTATATGATTCAAGAGTTATTCATGTGAGGATCCGTTATCTAAGGGTGCACTAGGCTTGTATTTAGTTTTGTAGAAAACACACAAACTTTTATATACTATATAAACTTTTGAAAAGAACATACTTTTTTTTTACTTAAAACATGAATGCATTTATATACTACATGAATATTTTATTAAAAatgtgaaaattttaaaattatatgaGAATATATTAAAATATACGAACATTGCTAAAATACTTTTATATTTTATGAAAGTATGTACATTTTTTAAAATTATAAAATACATTCTTAATTCATAATTTTATTATGTGTATTTTTGTTAATTTATTGCAACAATATTTAATTATattatatttttaatgcaattttttttaaatatatcTATATCGTTTGTAACACATGATTATAATTTACATATTTAAAAAGTTGAAATAGAAAAACAAACACGTCGAAAACTGAGCCACACTGTTATACACCTAAATTTATCATTTTTACCATTTGATGTTGTCGGTTGGAGTGGTATGTACGTCCACTATAGCCCCCGGTTGCAGGTTCAAATCAACGGCCCTATGTTGCTGGAATAATCTTTTTAATTAGTGTTGTTCAGCTTTATTTTATAAAGTGTATGAATCC
This genomic window contains:
- the LOC123162168 gene encoding uncharacterized protein yields the protein MARAFVRSISFPLSPSRSPSSSKPRAPSSSYHARSVSLPCRSHPILAHLHTHIRAVRAWAQQGPAALASSVAAGLAHVDALHAALGDLLDLPEAQDALSGAGGSVDRLLDSFLRLADAHGCFQEAVVALKQDVAEALAAVRRRDGARLASAVRAQRRAGQELARLAATARESAVRPSRLSILGGSQGSAAEVEVTGLLMESAAATASASAALFGAVAAMSGSVEAESCSCKGTAALVCLVKKNKKKSSAPGCGEEGMAVPAVAERLEECIEELEAGSEKVFRSLVQTRVALLNIHTLHIF